The Rhodobacter sp. CZR27 genome includes a window with the following:
- a CDS encoding EthD family reductase, translating to MARLLVMYRKPEDEAAFDRHYADIHIALAQKMPGLRSYEISRGPVQSPGGPSPYHLVAILTFDDTAAVTAALESPEGQAAVEDVGRFATGGVDILIFDDRPAAG from the coding sequence ATGGCCAGACTGCTCGTGATGTATCGCAAGCCCGAGGACGAGGCGGCCTTCGACCGCCACTACGCCGACATCCACATCGCGCTGGCGCAGAAGATGCCCGGGCTGCGCAGCTACGAGATCAGCCGCGGCCCGGTGCAAAGTCCCGGCGGCCCCTCGCCCTATCACCTCGTCGCGATCCTGACCTTCGACGATACCGCGGCGGTGACGGCGGCGCTGGAAAGTCCCGAGGGACAGGCGGCGGTCGAGGATGTGGGCCGCTTCGCCACCGGCGGTGTGGACATCCTGATCTTCGACGACCGGCCCGCCGCCGGCTGA
- a CDS encoding carboxypeptidase M32 has protein sequence MSADAAFTELMEFQRQTEALAQVMGRLSWDQETVMPRGAVEQRAEEMAALEGVLHARRTDPRVAEWLELAEPEDDEDEAQLRLIRRSHDRATKVPVRLAQEIARVTSAAQGIWAEARAADDVSMFLPTLTEVIRLKREEAAALAAGRDRYDALIDDYEPGATAASISAIFDRMRPRLVALREAVLGAQVQPKPLSGHFGLEAQVRMARDLAATFGYDWTRGRMDMAVHPFSSGSGSDVRITTRVVETDPFNCFYSTIHEVGHACYELGIDPDYALTPIGAGVSMGVHESQSRIYENQLGRSRAFTGWLYGRMSERFGDFGVADADAFYATANRVQSGFIRTEADEVHYNLHIMMRFDLERALIRGTLEPEDLEEAWNARFLDDFGVAVDRPSHGMLQDVHWAVGLFGYFPTYALGNIYAGCLMQAIREVVPDLDDQLARGDTSGATGWLRENLQRHGGLYTPHETVTRACGFEPSEGPLLDYLETKFREIYRL, from the coding sequence ATGAGTGCCGACGCAGCCTTCACCGAACTGATGGAATTCCAGCGCCAGACCGAGGCGCTGGCTCAGGTCATGGGACGCCTGTCGTGGGACCAGGAGACCGTGATGCCCCGCGGCGCGGTCGAGCAGCGGGCCGAGGAGATGGCAGCGCTGGAAGGCGTGCTCCACGCCCGCCGCACCGATCCGCGCGTCGCGGAATGGCTGGAGCTGGCAGAGCCGGAGGACGATGAGGACGAGGCGCAGCTTCGCCTGATCCGGCGCAGCCACGACCGGGCGACCAAGGTCCCCGTCCGCCTCGCGCAGGAGATCGCCCGCGTGACTTCGGCCGCACAAGGGATATGGGCCGAGGCGCGGGCGGCGGACGACGTCTCGATGTTCCTGCCGACGCTGACCGAGGTGATCCGCCTCAAGCGCGAGGAAGCGGCGGCGCTGGCTGCGGGCCGCGACCGCTACGACGCACTGATCGACGACTACGAGCCGGGCGCTACGGCGGCGTCGATCTCGGCGATCTTCGACCGGATGCGGCCGCGCCTCGTCGCGCTGCGCGAGGCTGTGCTGGGGGCCCAAGTCCAGCCGAAGCCGCTCTCGGGCCATTTCGGGCTCGAGGCACAGGTGCGGATGGCGCGCGACCTGGCGGCGACCTTCGGCTACGACTGGACCCGCGGACGGATGGACATGGCGGTCCATCCCTTCTCCTCGGGCTCGGGCAGCGACGTGCGGATCACCACCCGCGTTGTCGAGACCGATCCGTTCAACTGCTTCTACTCGACGATCCACGAGGTCGGCCACGCCTGCTACGAACTCGGCATCGACCCGGATTATGCGCTGACCCCGATCGGGGCGGGCGTCTCGATGGGCGTCCACGAAAGCCAGAGCCGGATCTACGAGAACCAGCTTGGCCGGTCGCGGGCCTTCACCGGCTGGCTCTATGGCCGCATGTCCGAGCGGTTTGGCGATTTCGGCGTCGCGGATGCCGATGCCTTCTATGCCACCGCCAACCGAGTGCAGTCCGGCTTCATCCGCACCGAGGCGGACGAGGTGCACTACAACCTGCACATCATGATGCGCTTCGATCTGGAGCGCGCGCTGATCCGCGGCACGCTGGAGCCCGAGGATCTGGAGGAGGCGTGGAATGCCCGCTTCCTCGATGATTTCGGCGTGGCGGTCGACCGGCCTTCGCACGGGATGCTGCAGGACGTCCACTGGGCCGTCGGCCTCTTCGGCTACTTCCCGACCTATGCGCTCGGCAACATCTACGCCGGCTGCCTGATGCAGGCGATCCGCGAGGTCGTGCCGGATCTCGACGACCAACTCGCCCGCGGCGACACCTCGGGCGCGACCGGCTGGCTGCGCGAGAACCTGCAGCGGCACGGCGGGCTCTATACCCCGCATGAAACCGTCACCCGGGCCTGCGGCTTCGAGCCGAGCGAGGGGCCGCTGCTCGACTATCTCGAGACCAAGTTCCGCGAGATCTACCGGCTCTGA
- the ctaA gene encoding heme A synthase, which produces MAIKKRSIFEEVGQGAKAPVPQGGSIDRGHGGARRGIRLWLMALFLLVLAMIVVGGLTRLTDSGLAITEWRPLSGALPPMSPADWAAEFERYRATPEYRLQNAGLSLAEFQRLYWWEWGHRQLGRVIGLVWAVGFLGFLIARKIPRGWWPRLLLLGVLGGTQGAIGWWMVTSGLTADRVDVESTRLAVHLGLAFVILGLIAAQALALGRTEAELLQARRQREGRLHGMTTALLAVAFLQVILGALVAGIDAGRGFPTWPDMNGGFLPPDILNVPGITDMRDPAYWLGLLQNPGLVQFAHRMTGYALALLGLVFWIFGRRSKHRATRSAFDLLALALLAQVGLGVGTVLSAAEWQVAIAHQVGAVVIWVLILNTRHLAQFPRVGSIRKGTL; this is translated from the coding sequence ATGGCAATCAAGAAGCGCAGCATCTTCGAGGAAGTGGGGCAGGGGGCGAAGGCACCCGTTCCACAGGGCGGCAGCATCGACCGCGGCCACGGAGGCGCGCGTCGCGGCATCCGGCTGTGGCTGATGGCGCTGTTCCTCCTCGTCCTGGCGATGATCGTCGTGGGGGGGCTGACGCGGCTGACCGACTCGGGTCTTGCCATTACCGAATGGCGCCCGCTGTCCGGCGCGCTGCCGCCGATGAGCCCGGCCGACTGGGCCGCGGAATTCGAGCGCTACCGCGCGACGCCGGAGTACCGGTTGCAGAACGCGGGTCTGTCGCTGGCAGAGTTTCAGCGGCTCTACTGGTGGGAATGGGGGCACCGGCAGCTTGGCCGCGTGATCGGCCTCGTCTGGGCCGTGGGCTTCCTCGGCTTCCTGATCGCCCGCAAGATCCCGCGCGGCTGGTGGCCGAGGCTGCTTCTGCTGGGCGTGCTCGGTGGGACTCAGGGCGCCATCGGCTGGTGGATGGTCACCTCGGGCCTCACAGCCGACCGGGTCGATGTCGAAAGCACTCGGCTGGCGGTCCACCTCGGGCTCGCCTTCGTGATTCTGGGGCTGATCGCGGCACAGGCGCTGGCGCTGGGCCGCACCGAGGCGGAGCTTCTGCAGGCCCGCCGCCAGCGCGAGGGGCGGCTGCACGGGATGACGACGGCGCTGCTGGCCGTGGCCTTCCTTCAGGTGATCCTCGGCGCGCTGGTGGCCGGGATCGACGCCGGACGCGGCTTCCCGACCTGGCCCGACATGAATGGGGGCTTCCTGCCGCCCGATATATTGAACGTGCCCGGCATCACCGACATGCGTGACCCGGCCTACTGGCTCGGCTTGTTGCAGAACCCGGGCCTGGTGCAGTTCGCGCACCGGATGACGGGCTACGCGCTGGCGCTCCTCGGCCTCGTGTTCTGGATCTTCGGGCGCCGGTCGAAGCATCGCGCCACACGCTCGGCCTTCGACCTGCTGGCGCTGGCGCTGCTGGCCCAGGTGGGCCTCGGGGTCGGCACCGTGCTTTCGGCCGCGGAGTGGCAGGTTGCCATCGCCCATCAGGTCGGCGCCGTCGTGATCTGGGTGCTGATCCTCAACACGCGCCACCTGGCGCAATTTCCTCGTGTAGGCTCGATCCGGAAGGGAACGCTATGA
- a CDS encoding RNA methyltransferase, protein MSIEPVFILVRPQMGENIGAAARAMLNFGLGRMRLVDPRDGWPNPKAVAMASGAGRLLDHAGIFPSVAEAVRDCDYVFATTARGRELTKPVLTPEQAMEQARALAAEGRRVGVLFGPERTGLENEDVALASAIVTVPVNPEFFSLNLAQCVLLTAYEWRRQSGEAAPHTLAMAQVDYASGLEVEKLGDHFEEKLEAAGFFFPAEKAAGMKLNLRSMWARLPLTRADVQTLHGMLRQIAWKLKQ, encoded by the coding sequence GAGCATCGAGCCCGTCTTCATCCTTGTCCGCCCGCAGATGGGCGAGAACATCGGCGCCGCCGCCCGCGCCATGCTGAACTTCGGGCTGGGCCGGATGCGGCTGGTCGATCCGCGCGACGGCTGGCCCAACCCGAAGGCCGTGGCCATGGCCTCGGGCGCGGGGCGGCTGCTGGATCATGCCGGGATCTTCCCCTCGGTCGCCGAGGCGGTCCGCGACTGCGACTATGTCTTCGCGACCACCGCCCGCGGGCGCGAGCTGACGAAGCCCGTGCTCACGCCCGAGCAGGCGATGGAGCAGGCCCGTGCTCTGGCCGCCGAGGGCCGCCGCGTGGGCGTGCTGTTCGGGCCCGAGCGGACGGGGTTGGAGAACGAGGACGTGGCGCTGGCCAGCGCCATCGTGACCGTGCCGGTGAACCCCGAGTTCTTCTCGCTCAACCTTGCGCAATGCGTCCTGCTGACGGCCTATGAATGGCGGCGGCAGTCGGGCGAAGCCGCGCCGCATACGCTGGCGATGGCGCAGGTGGACTATGCCTCGGGCCTCGAGGTCGAGAAGCTGGGCGATCACTTCGAGGAGAAGCTGGAAGCCGCGGGCTTCTTCTTTCCCGCCGAGAAGGCCGCCGGGATGAAGCTGAACCTGCGCAGCATGTGGGCGCGGCTGCCGCTGACGCGGGCGGACGTGCAGACCCTGCACGGGATGCTGCGCCAGATCGCCTGGAAGCTGAAGCAATAG